In a genomic window of Caloenas nicobarica isolate bCalNic1 chromosome 1, bCalNic1.hap1, whole genome shotgun sequence:
- the LOC135997580 gene encoding LOW QUALITY PROTEIN: cytohesin-2-like (The sequence of the model RefSeq protein was modified relative to this genomic sequence to represent the inferred CDS: substituted 1 base at 1 genomic stop codon), with protein sequence MEDGVCLPLSLMEEKRLELESIWQHKQELLGEIQQLRXDLSEATSEVKGLEANEGSKTLQRNQKMGMVSKKLNTDSQNGIQFLVENKLLQHTAKDIAHFLYKGEGLNKTAIGDYLGKREEFNIGPLHAFVDLHEFIDLKLVQALGRFLWSFRLLGKAQKMDWMMEAFPQCCCLCNPSVFPCKDTCYILSFTVIMLNTSLHNPNVKDKPSAKCFIMMNHGIDNGGDLPKDLLGNLYESIRSEPFKTPKDNGNDLTHTFFNPNRERWLLKLGCGWVKMSKSHWFILTNNCLCYFKYMTDKEPWGIIPLENLSIHKVKYPQKLHCFELYIPNNKGQLIKACKTEADGHMVEWYHIIYRILAPACDQKDKWIKPI encoded by the coding sequence ATGGAGGATGGAGTCTGTCTACCCCTCAGCCTGATGGAGGAGAAGCGTCTGGAGCTGGAGAGCATCTGGCAGCACAAGCAGGAGCTTCTGGGGGAGATTCAGCAGCTGCGGTAGGATCTGAGTGAGGCCACGAGTGAGGTCAAGGGGCTGGAGGCCAACGAGGGCAGCAAAACCCTCCAGAGGAACCAAAAGATGGGGATGGTCAGCAAGAAATTAAACACGGACTCCCAAAATGGGATCCAATTCCTGGTGGAGAACAAGCTGTTGCAACACACAGCCAAGGACATTGCCCACTTTCTCTACAAGGGTGAGGGGCTCAACAAAACAGCCATCGGTGACTACCTGGGCAAGAGGGAAGAGTTCAATATTGGGCCGTTGCATGCCTTTGTGGATCTCCATGAGTTCATAGACCTCAAACTGGTGCAGGCGCTGGGACGGTTCCTCTGGAGCTTCCGGCTGCTGGGAAAGGCACAGAAGATGGACTGGATGATGGAGGCCTTCCCCCAATGCTGCTGTCTCTGCAACCCCAGCGTCTTCCCCTGCAAAGACACCTGCTACATCCTATCCTTCACTGTCATCATGCTCAACACCAGCCTGCACAACCCCAATGTGAAGGACAAGCCCTCAGCCAAGTGCTTCATCATGATGAACCACGGCATTGACAATGGTGGTGACCTGCCCAAGGACCTGCTGGGGAACCTGTATGAGAGCATCCGCAGTGAACCCTTCAAGACCCCCAAGGACAATGGCAATGACCTGACCCACACCTTTTTCAACCCCAACCGTGAGAGATGGCTGCTCAAGCTGGGATGCGGGTGGGTGAAGATGTCGAAGTCCCACTGGTTCATCCTCACCAACAACTGTCTCTGCTACTTCAAGTACATGACGGACAAGGAGCCGTGGGGCATCATCCCCCTGGAGAACCTGAGCATCCACAAAGTGAAGTACCCTCAAAAGCTGCACTGCTTCGAGCTCTACATCCCCAACAACAAGGGGCAGCTCATCAAGGCCTGCAAGACCGAGGCTGATGGCCACATGGTGGAATGGTACCACATCATCTACCGCATCTTGGCCCCTGCCTGTGACCAGAAAGACAAGTGGATCAAACCCATCTAG